The Salegentibacter mishustinae genomic interval GCACCTTCACCCTGAGATTCCTCAGCATTTTGCTGAGCTCTTTCTACTTCTACAGGATTGGTTTCAGCGATAGAGGCTTCTTTTTCTTCCTCAAAAGGTATTTCTTCACCGCCTTCCAGCTCATTCTTAAGATTCATTACATAATGGGTAATTTTCCAACGCTCTTCTTCACTGGTTTGTGCAGCATAAGAACCCATTGAATTTAACCCGTAATAAACTACGTGATAAACACTTCCTTCGGTAATAGCACGCCCGGCATCATCGTAAGAAGGAATACCAAGAATCTTTTCTCTTTCAGCAAGAATGCCTTTACCATCTCCATTATCTCCGTGGCAAACTGCACAGTAAATAGTATACAGTTGTTTTCCTTCATTAAGGTTATCTTCTGTGTATGGAAGTGGATTGTTAAGATTGGCTTTAGCATTCGCCATACCTTCTGGTGTATTTTCATAATCGTAAGGCATCCATCCTCTTGGGATAGTTCCCTCTACCGGAAGTTTAGCCTCCTGACCATTTACAAAAATATCGTATTCCCCGTAAGTCTCATAGCCTATTGGCTTATACATATCTGGCATGTACTGGTAATTGGGCTCGTCACTATCTGCACAAGACATTACAACGCCCCCAATCAGGAACAATACTATCGTTTTATAGAACAAATTTTTCATTCTGTCTATTTATTATCTATTAATTTAATTTCAGCAGCTCCGGTATCGTAAAGGAATTTTGTTAATTCATCTACGTTATGATTCGCAACGTCAACTTCCATAAGGAACATATCATCAGTTGTTCTAACATCTGGATTTTCTGCTTTTTTAAAAGGCCATAACTTACTTCTCATATAAAAAGTAATTACCATAAGGTGAGCTGCGAAAAATACGGTAAGCTCAAACATAATAGGTACAAATGCAGGTAAATTCTCAAGGAAACTAAAACTTGGTTTTCCCCCAATATCCTGCGGCCAGTCTTCTATCATAATGAAATTCATCATTGCAACTGCCACTGCAAAACCAACAACCCCATACATAAAAGAAGTGATTGCCAATCTAGTAGGCGCAAGACCCATCGCTTTATCCAAACCGTGAACAGGCATTGGTGTATAAATCTCACCAATATGATAACGAGCCTCTCTCACTTGCTTTACGCCCTGCAAAAGCAGATCGTCATCATTATAAATAGCGTGTATAACTTTTGATGCCATCTTAATTACTTATTTTTTAGTTCAGTTGCCTGTGCCACCCAATCTTCACGTTGTGCAGAGTTAGGGAAGTTTTCTATCACTTCATCAAGCAATTCAAAATCATCCTGCGTAAGTTTACTTACCTGAACATAGGTATAAAGACCTACCTGGTGTAAACGCTGTTCAAGGAAAGGACCTACTGCTTTAAGCTTTTGTAGATTATCTGCTGTTTGATTTTCCGGGTTATAAGATCCGGTTCTTTCTAGCATTGTATCTATTCTATCCTTTTGAACTTCGGTAAGCACTAATCCATCTGCATTTACAGTTTCATTATGCCCATCATCTCCTTCAGCTTTATAAGCATCGTCATCACCCATCTTCTTATCAACCTTCGTATCGATATTTTTCTTTGGCTCCCCTACGTTTACTGGAGTGTAATGTTTTACATCATCTCCGTGCTCAGCTCTAAGCTTTTTATACTTCGCTCCAGAGGATTTAAGTATTGTTTTTACTTCAGCCTGTGCAATTACAGGGAAAGACCTTGCATATAATAAGAATAGTACAAAGAAGAACCCAAGAGTTCCAATAAATATTCCAATATCTACAAATGTTGGCGAGAACATTGTCCATGAAGATGGAAGGTAATCACGGTGAAGCGATGTTACAATAATCACAAAACGCTCAAACCACATCCCGATGTTTACCACAATAGAAATAAAGAACGAGAACATAATACTTGTACGTAACTTCTTAAACCACATAAACTGCGGAGAGAATACGTTACACGTCATCATTGCCCAATATGCCCAGGCGTAAGGCCCGGTAGCCCTGTTAAGGAATGCATATTGCTCATACTCTACTCCAGAGTACCAGGCAATAACTAACTCAGTAATATAAGCTACCCCAACAATAGAACCGGTGATCATAATTACTATGTTCATTAATTCTATATGCTGTACAGTAATATAATTTTCAAGATTAGATACCTTTCTCATAATTATAAGAAGGGTGTTTACCATAGCAAAACCAGAAAATACCGCTCCTGCAACAAAGTAAGGAGGGAAGATCGTGGTATGCCAACCCGGTATAACCGATGTAGCAAAGTCAAAAGA includes:
- the nrfD gene encoding NrfD/PsrC family molybdoenzyme membrane anchor subunit, with translation MSHYEAPIRKPLVTGDKSYHDVTVDVAAPVEGRANKSWWIVFSIALIAFLWGVGCIIYTISTGIGTWGLNKTVGWAWDITNFVWWVGIGHAGTLISAVLLLFRQKWRMAINRSAEAMTIFSVMQAGLFPLIHMGRPWLAYWVLPIPNQFGSLWVNFNSPLLWDVFAISTYLSVSLVFWWTGLLPDFAMIRDRAITPFNKKIYGILSFGWSGRAKDWQRFEEVSLVLAGLATPLVLSVHTIVSFDFATSVIPGWHTTIFPPYFVAGAVFSGFAMVNTLLIIMRKVSNLENYITVQHIELMNIVIMITGSIVGVAYITELVIAWYSGVEYEQYAFLNRATGPYAWAYWAMMTCNVFSPQFMWFKKLRTSIMFSFFISIVVNIGMWFERFVIIVTSLHRDYLPSSWTMFSPTFVDIGIFIGTLGFFFVLFLLYARSFPVIAQAEVKTILKSSGAKYKKLRAEHGDDVKHYTPVNVGEPKKNIDTKVDKKMGDDDAYKAEGDDGHNETVNADGLVLTEVQKDRIDTMLERTGSYNPENQTADNLQKLKAVGPFLEQRLHQVGLYTYVQVSKLTQDDFELLDEVIENFPNSAQREDWVAQATELKNK
- a CDS encoding DUF3341 domain-containing protein, with product MASKVIHAIYNDDDLLLQGVKQVREARYHIGEIYTPMPVHGLDKAMGLAPTRLAITSFMYGVVGFAVAVAMMNFIMIEDWPQDIGGKPSFSFLENLPAFVPIMFELTVFFAAHLMVITFYMRSKLWPFKKAENPDVRTTDDMFLMEVDVANHNVDELTKFLYDTGAAEIKLIDNK
- a CDS encoding c-type cytochrome → MKNLFYKTIVLFLIGGVVMSCADSDEPNYQYMPDMYKPIGYETYGEYDIFVNGQEAKLPVEGTIPRGWMPYDYENTPEGMANAKANLNNPLPYTEDNLNEGKQLYTIYCAVCHGDNGDGKGILAEREKILGIPSYDDAGRAITEGSVYHVVYYGLNSMGSYAAQTSEEERWKITHYVMNLKNELEGGEEIPFEEEKEASIAETNPVEVERAQQNAEESQGEGAAQTLDEENNN